A window of the Clostridia bacterium genome harbors these coding sequences:
- a CDS encoding polysaccharide deacetylase family protein: MRIYFWSYRQLFWLGMFACVVIALGIFVNDLFRTDVEVVSDQSIPQPIYRGNENEPKIALTFNVDWGEEYIPGILNVLDAYQAKATFFVTGRWAKKFPELTMEIAKRGHEIGNHGYSHPHPDKISKEKNQEEIKAAEKVILEIANVKTNLFAPPYGEHGAHVLQGAAELGYQTILWTVDTVDWDQGRTVEMIQTKVIDKAENGAIVLMHPTDRTLKALSTVLKALRDRGYECVTVSEVLSFSQQ, translated from the coding sequence ATGAGAATCTATTTTTGGAGCTACCGGCAGCTTTTTTGGCTGGGCATGTTCGCCTGCGTTGTTATCGCGCTGGGAATTTTTGTTAACGATTTGTTCCGTACCGATGTGGAAGTGGTATCTGATCAAAGCATACCCCAGCCTATCTATCGAGGTAACGAAAACGAGCCTAAAATTGCCTTAACTTTCAACGTGGATTGGGGTGAAGAATATATTCCGGGTATTCTAAATGTTTTGGACGCCTATCAAGCCAAAGCCACCTTTTTTGTTACCGGCCGCTGGGCCAAGAAATTCCCTGAGTTGACCATGGAGATAGCCAAACGGGGACATGAAATCGGCAATCACGGGTATTCCCATCCCCATCCTGACAAAATAAGCAAGGAAAAGAATCAGGAAGAGATCAAGGCGGCGGAAAAAGTCATCCTGGAGATTGCTAATGTTAAAACCAACCTGTTTGCCCCTCCTTATGGGGAGCATGGCGCTCATGTATTACAAGGGGCAGCTGAGTTAGGTTATCAAACGATTCTGTGGACGGTGGACACGGTAGACTGGGATCAAGGGCGCACGGTGGAGATGATCCAGACTAAGGTCATTGATAAGGCGGAAAACGGGGCCATCGTATTAATGCATCCCACGGACCGGACATTAAAAGCTTTATCTACCGTACTTAAGGCTTTAAGAGATAGAGGATATGAGTGCGTGACCGTTTCGGAGGTTTTATCGTTCTCACAGCAATAA
- a CDS encoding YlmC/YmxH family sporulation protein → MRLSEFAGKEIINIFDGARLGTVSESDLIIDGDTGTVESIVVPGRFPFFTWRGRQNFLVIPWHAVRKIGEQIIVVDLELGGRRKLNS, encoded by the coding sequence ATGAGATTAAGTGAATTTGCCGGAAAGGAAATCATCAACATCTTTGACGGTGCGCGTTTGGGAACCGTAAGCGAATCCGACTTGATTATTGATGGTGATACAGGTACCGTAGAATCCATTGTGGTGCCTGGCCGGTTTCCTTTCTTTACCTGGAGAGGGCGCCAGAATTTCCTGGTGATCCCCTGGCATGCCGTCCGGAAAATCGGTGAACAGATTATTGTGGTCGACTTGGAATTAGGGGGAAGACGCAAATTGAATTCATAA
- a CDS encoding 4-hydroxy-tetrahydrodipicolinate reductase has product MENKLLKVAVSGACGKVGREMVRAVVNAPDLHLVGAMDLVHQGKDIGQVIGLGPQFVTVTGSLEEVFSQEPDVIIDFTNAKAAFALITAAVARGIAVVSGTTGLSPQQLEEIRRLCDQHRVGAVLAPNFALGAVLMMKLSQEVAKWFPDAEIIELHNPHKLDAPSGTALRTADLIRAQWEAHGMEKAASAGTEHPARGDRTRGLPIHSVRLPGVVAHQEVIFGGLGQTLIIRHDSYTRESFVPGVMLAVRKVKELKGVVYGLENLIF; this is encoded by the coding sequence ATGGAAAACAAGCTCCTCAAAGTGGCCGTGTCCGGTGCCTGCGGTAAAGTGGGAAGGGAAATGGTTAGAGCAGTGGTAAACGCCCCCGACTTGCATTTAGTAGGCGCTATGGACTTGGTTCATCAAGGCAAAGATATTGGACAAGTTATAGGTCTGGGGCCCCAGTTTGTGACCGTGACCGGTTCGCTGGAAGAGGTCTTTAGCCAAGAGCCTGACGTGATCATTGATTTCACCAACGCCAAGGCTGCTTTTGCACTGATTACCGCTGCCGTGGCGAGAGGCATTGCCGTGGTGTCAGGCACTACCGGATTGTCGCCGCAGCAATTGGAAGAAATCCGCCGGTTGTGTGACCAACACCGGGTCGGTGCCGTATTGGCTCCCAATTTTGCTTTAGGTGCAGTGTTGATGATGAAGCTGAGCCAAGAAGTGGCCAAATGGTTTCCGGATGCGGAGATCATCGAACTGCATAATCCCCATAAGTTGGATGCCCCCTCGGGGACGGCTTTGCGTACAGCTGACTTGATCCGGGCCCAGTGGGAAGCCCATGGGATGGAAAAGGCAGCTTCGGCCGGTACGGAACATCCGGCAAGAGGAGACCGAACCCGCGGCTTACCTATTCACAGCGTGCGGCTGCCGGGGGTGGTAGCCCATCAAGAGGTTATTTTCGGTGGTTTAGGTCAAACCTTGATTATTAGACACGACTCTTATACCAGGGAATCCTTTGTACCCGGAGTCATGCTTGCCGTTAGAAAGGTGAAGGAACTGAAAGGAGTGGTCTACGGCCTGGAAAACCTTATCTTTTGA
- a CDS encoding D-alanyl-D-alanine carboxypeptidase, protein MVKMLGILWYLFWLMVLGPARAEAQPQVSAASYLLMESQTGQVLLAHRGEEKRPPASTTKILTCITAMDLADPDELVSVSANADRVGDATIYLSTGEIFDLRSLLQGALIKSGNDAAVAIAEQVAGDEHLFMDLANRKARILGAVNTEFYNPHGLPHPKHVTTAYDLALITRYAMGNEDFAAMVGTKETVIMSLDGRRKVYLVNTNKLLWNNPEVTGVKTGTTNKAGMCLVSAAAKDGRELIAVVLKSRDRYADAERLLNWGFEEFALQSLNEVLGILVLDVAGGAPACVTARPSYDAAWSVPKHQRLEIQVELTGPLQAPIRRGETVGTVTVSLAGKELETVPLVAGEDVLSHRPKRFWLFKN, encoded by the coding sequence ATGGTGAAAATGCTAGGCATCCTGTGGTACCTCTTCTGGTTGATGGTCCTTGGTCCGGCCAGGGCAGAAGCCCAGCCGCAAGTATCGGCCGCCAGTTACTTATTGATGGAAAGTCAAACCGGGCAAGTGCTGCTGGCACACCGGGGGGAAGAAAAGCGACCTCCGGCCAGCACCACCAAGATTCTTACCTGTATTACAGCTATGGACTTAGCCGACCCGGATGAGCTGGTATCGGTTAGTGCCAACGCGGACCGGGTAGGAGATGCGACCATATACTTGTCAACGGGAGAAATCTTTGATTTGCGGAGTCTCCTGCAGGGAGCTTTAATCAAGTCAGGTAACGATGCCGCCGTAGCCATTGCCGAACAGGTGGCAGGGGACGAGCACCTGTTCATGGATCTGGCCAACCGTAAGGCCAGGATTCTAGGAGCTGTGAATACGGAATTCTATAACCCCCATGGTTTGCCCCATCCAAAGCATGTGACTACCGCCTATGATCTTGCCCTCATCACTCGTTACGCTATGGGAAATGAGGATTTTGCCGCCATGGTAGGAACGAAGGAGACAGTCATTATGTCTTTGGATGGGCGGCGTAAGGTCTACCTGGTCAATACCAACAAGCTGCTCTGGAACAACCCGGAAGTGACCGGGGTCAAAACAGGCACGACCAACAAAGCGGGCATGTGCCTGGTGAGTGCTGCCGCAAAAGACGGCAGGGAGTTGATCGCTGTTGTACTGAAAAGCCGGGATCGGTATGCTGATGCTGAGAGGCTGCTGAATTGGGGTTTTGAGGAGTTTGCGTTGCAAAGTCTAAACGAAGTGTTGGGCATTTTAGTGTTGGACGTAGCCGGAGGAGCTCCGGCTTGCGTGACGGCCAGACCGTCCTACGATGCAGCCTGGTCCGTACCCAAGCACCAGCGCCTGGAGATCCAGGTGGAACTGACCGGGCCCTTGCAGGCGCCTATCCGCCGGGGGGAAACGGTGGGAACGGTAACCGTCAGTCTGGCAGGCAAAGAACTGGAAACCGTACCTCTGGTAGCCGGGGAAGATGTTCTTTCTCACCGGCCGAAGAGGTTTTGGCTCTTTAAGAACTAG
- a CDS encoding insulinase family protein, with the protein MYQKCVLPNGVRVVAESIPHAYSAVIGIWIRTGSRNEEDSNRGVSHFIEHLLFKGTTNRTAKQIAEALEAVGGTLNAFTAKEYTCFYAKVLAKHLDLAVDLLSDMFFNSLFTDEDIDKERNVVLEEIKMYEDTPDELIHDLFAANVWQHHPLGYPVLGTVASVQGIDRQAVLKYFESNYTPHNTVIAVAGNIDCEEVFRKLERVFGSWSPGSAKMRGYLAPVPKAGEAFYEKDTEQVHLCLGTPSISQDDERIYTMIILNSILGGGLSSRLFQSIRENRGLVYSIYSYHCSYVDAGLFSIYAGTSRHNAPEVVGLILKELNEVRKNGIAAGELDKAKEQIKGSLMLSMESISNRMSRLGRSEICYNRIITTDEIIRGVSEVSLEQVQKLAEGLFRENRFSLTMIGPEKLSVDLSQLISETFA; encoded by the coding sequence ATGTACCAGAAATGTGTATTACCGAACGGAGTGCGGGTGGTAGCGGAGAGTATTCCCCATGCTTATTCGGCAGTGATCGGAATTTGGATTAGAACAGGATCCCGCAATGAAGAGGACAGCAACCGGGGGGTTTCCCATTTTATAGAACACCTGCTCTTTAAAGGAACGACCAACAGGACTGCCAAACAAATTGCCGAAGCATTGGAGGCCGTCGGGGGAACCCTCAATGCTTTTACGGCTAAAGAATATACCTGCTTTTATGCTAAAGTATTGGCTAAACACCTGGACTTGGCCGTCGATTTGCTCAGCGACATGTTTTTTAATTCCTTGTTTACCGACGAGGATATAGACAAGGAACGCAATGTAGTGCTGGAAGAAATCAAAATGTACGAAGATACCCCTGACGAATTGATCCATGATTTGTTCGCGGCGAATGTCTGGCAGCACCACCCTTTGGGATATCCCGTATTAGGGACCGTTGCATCCGTGCAAGGAATCGACCGCCAGGCGGTGTTGAAGTATTTTGAGAGCAACTATACTCCCCATAATACCGTGATTGCCGTAGCCGGCAATATTGACTGTGAGGAAGTATTCCGGAAATTGGAAAGAGTATTCGGCAGTTGGTCGCCCGGGTCAGCAAAGATGCGAGGTTATCTGGCGCCGGTGCCCAAGGCGGGGGAAGCGTTTTACGAAAAAGATACGGAACAAGTGCATTTGTGTTTGGGAACCCCCAGTATTTCCCAGGACGATGAACGCATTTATACCATGATCATTTTAAACAGTATTTTGGGGGGCGGTCTGAGTTCGAGGTTATTTCAGAGTATTAGGGAAAATCGGGGCTTGGTCTATTCGATCTACTCCTATCATTGTTCCTACGTAGACGCAGGACTGTTTTCCATCTACGCCGGCACCAGTCGCCACAATGCCCCGGAAGTAGTAGGCCTCATTCTCAAAGAGCTCAATGAAGTGAGAAAGAATGGTATTGCCGCCGGTGAGCTTGACAAAGCCAAAGAGCAGATCAAAGGAAGCCTGATGCTGTCCATGGAAAGCATCAGTAACCGGATGAGCCGGTTGGGCCGCAGTGAGATCTGCTACAACCGGATAATTACTACTGACGAGATCATCCGAGGCGTATCGGAAGTATCACTGGAGCAGGTGCAGAAACTAGCTGAAGGTCTATTCCGGGAGAATCGATTCAGTTTAACGATGATTGGGCCGGAAAAACTGTCTGTAGATTTGTCCCAGTTAATTTCGGAAACGTTTGCATAA
- the rpsO gene encoding 30S ribosomal protein S15: protein MALQSAEKKAIIEEFKLHENDTGSPEVQIAILTKRIEQLTEHLKQHKKDHHSRRGLLKMVGQRRGLLNYLYKTDIERYRQVITKLGLRR, encoded by the coding sequence GTGGCCTTACAAAGTGCAGAGAAAAAAGCAATCATTGAGGAATTCAAGCTCCACGAGAATGACACCGGTTCACCGGAAGTCCAGATTGCCATTCTCACGAAACGGATTGAGCAATTGACGGAGCACTTGAAGCAGCACAAAAAAGACCATCATTCCAGAAGAGGTCTGCTCAAGATGGTAGGTCAACGGCGCGGTTTGTTGAATTACCTGTACAAGACGGACATTGAGCGTTACCGTCAGGTGATTACAAAACTAGGCTTAAGAAGATAA
- the pnp gene encoding polyribonucleotide nucleotidyltransferase produces the protein MSVSSTSYLERSIDFHGRKLTLETGRLAKQANGSVLIRYGDTVVLCTATASKEPREGIDFFPLTVDYEERLYAVGKIPGGFIKREGRPSEKAILSARLIDRPIRPLFPKGYRNDVHIVATVLSVDQDNPPDVTAMVGVSTALAVSDIPFYTPTAAVLVGLVDGQLVINPTLEQMEKSALHLVVAGTKDAIMMVEAGADEVPEDVVLDGIMLAHESIKTLIDFIEDFVSEAHRMGLAKEKLQVEPPVTPEIFDQAFRSLAEIELEKAIRQCAAEQKKKLDREAFIAQVRDGIMEEFAAQHPELEEQYPDYVAYCQKVLDELEKSIMRRMILSENLRIDGRKTDEIRPITCEVGILPRTHGTGLFTRGETQVLTVATLGAVGDEQILDGLEVEESKRYMHHYNFPPYSVGEARPMRGPGRREIGHGALAERALEAVLPGEDDFPYTIRLVSEVVGSNGSTSMGSVCGSTLALMDAGVPIKRPVAGVAMGLIKDDAVAVLTDIQGIEDALGDMDFKVAGTTEGITALQMDIKVPGITREILQQALEQARQGRLYILNKMLAVIPAPRPELSPYAPRIIQTMVDPDKIRDIIGPGGKIIKKIIEETGVEIDIEDNGRVLIASPNGEAGEKALKIIDSLTRDVEIGQIYVGRVTRVTEFGAFVEVIPGVLGLPGKEGLVHISQLSESRVAKVEDEVRAGDEILVKAIGFDHQGRLKLSRKEVLKQQKPKKKP, from the coding sequence TTGAGTGTAAGCTCAACTAGCTATCTTGAACGCAGTATTGATTTTCACGGTCGTAAATTAACCCTGGAAACCGGTCGCTTGGCCAAGCAGGCTAACGGGTCCGTGTTAATTCGTTACGGGGATACAGTGGTGCTTTGTACCGCTACCGCCTCTAAAGAGCCCAGGGAAGGCATCGATTTCTTTCCCTTGACTGTAGATTACGAGGAACGCTTGTATGCGGTAGGAAAGATTCCCGGTGGTTTTATCAAGCGAGAAGGGCGTCCCAGTGAAAAAGCCATCTTGTCAGCTCGTTTGATTGACCGGCCCATCCGCCCCTTATTTCCTAAAGGTTACCGCAACGATGTGCATATCGTAGCCACGGTCTTATCAGTGGATCAGGATAACCCGCCGGATGTAACGGCCATGGTGGGTGTCTCCACAGCCCTGGCGGTATCGGATATACCTTTTTATACACCTACGGCAGCGGTACTGGTGGGGCTGGTTGATGGACAACTTGTCATCAATCCAACCCTGGAGCAAATGGAGAAAAGCGCCTTGCACCTGGTGGTGGCCGGCACCAAGGATGCCATCATGATGGTGGAAGCCGGTGCGGACGAGGTGCCGGAGGACGTAGTATTGGATGGCATTATGCTTGCCCATGAAAGCATCAAAACCCTGATTGATTTTATTGAAGATTTCGTTTCCGAGGCCCACCGGATGGGTTTAGCCAAGGAGAAACTCCAAGTGGAACCTCCTGTTACACCGGAGATCTTTGATCAAGCATTTCGCAGTTTAGCGGAGATTGAGTTGGAAAAAGCTATCCGGCAGTGTGCTGCGGAGCAGAAGAAGAAACTGGACCGGGAGGCCTTTATCGCTCAGGTCAGGGACGGGATTATGGAGGAATTTGCGGCCCAACACCCGGAGCTGGAAGAGCAATATCCGGACTATGTTGCTTACTGTCAAAAAGTTTTGGATGAGCTGGAGAAAAGCATCATGCGCCGCATGATCCTGTCGGAAAACCTGAGAATAGACGGGCGGAAAACCGACGAGATCAGGCCTATTACTTGCGAAGTAGGCATCCTGCCCAGAACCCATGGTACCGGCCTGTTCACCAGAGGAGAAACGCAAGTTTTGACGGTGGCAACCCTGGGCGCCGTGGGTGATGAACAGATCCTGGACGGCCTTGAGGTGGAAGAATCAAAACGTTACATGCACCATTATAACTTCCCGCCTTACAGTGTGGGCGAAGCTAGGCCCATGCGCGGCCCGGGCCGGAGAGAAATCGGTCACGGTGCGCTGGCGGAAAGGGCTTTGGAGGCTGTGCTGCCCGGTGAAGATGATTTTCCGTATACTATCCGCCTGGTGTCAGAGGTAGTGGGTTCCAACGGTTCCACTTCCATGGGCAGTGTGTGCGGCAGCACTCTGGCTCTCATGGATGCCGGTGTACCCATCAAGCGCCCGGTGGCGGGTGTAGCCATGGGACTCATCAAGGATGACGCGGTGGCAGTATTAACCGATATTCAAGGTATTGAAGATGCCCTGGGAGATATGGACTTTAAAGTGGCGGGTACTACGGAAGGTATCACTGCTCTCCAAATGGATATCAAAGTGCCCGGCATCACCAGGGAGATTTTGCAACAAGCTTTGGAGCAAGCGCGGCAAGGCAGGCTGTATATTTTGAACAAAATGCTGGCCGTTATTCCGGCGCCGAGACCGGAACTGTCTCCCTATGCACCGCGGATTATCCAAACGATGGTGGATCCTGATAAAATCAGGGATATCATCGGGCCTGGCGGCAAGATCATTAAGAAGATCATTGAAGAAACAGGCGTGGAAATCGATATTGAAGATAACGGAAGGGTACTGATTGCATCTCCTAACGGGGAAGCCGGTGAAAAAGCCTTAAAGATTATTGACAGCCTGACGAGAGATGTGGAAATCGGGCAGATTTACGTGGGTAGGGTCACCAGGGTGACGGAATTCGGTGCTTTTGTGGAAGTAATTCCGGGAGTGTTGGGTTTACCCGGTAAGGAAGGATTAGTCCACATTTCTCAATTATCGGAATCCAGAGTTGCCAAAGTGGAAGATGAAGTGCGTGCCGGTGACGAGATCCTGGTGAAAGCCATCGGTTTCGATCATCAAGGCCGTTTGAAGCTTTCCCGCAAGGAAGTGCTAAAGCAGCAAAAGCCCAAGAAAAAACCGTAA
- the dut gene encoding dUTP diphosphatase: MNDYKDKELSLPQRKTRWSAGYDLAAAEEVTIPAGAVAVVPTGLKAYMEADEVLMLHIRSSLALKQGLVLANGTGIIDADYVDNPDNEGHILLAVYNRSRDPVTIRKGERVAQGIFVKYLCTDDDCPGGDRLGGFGSTGET; this comes from the coding sequence ATCAACGACTACAAAGATAAGGAGCTTAGTTTACCCCAGCGGAAAACCAGGTGGAGTGCCGGGTATGACCTGGCAGCGGCGGAAGAAGTGACTATCCCGGCGGGAGCAGTGGCGGTGGTTCCCACCGGGTTAAAGGCATATATGGAAGCGGACGAAGTGTTAATGCTGCATATCAGGAGTAGCCTGGCCCTTAAGCAAGGGCTGGTGCTGGCCAATGGAACGGGCATTATTGATGCGGATTACGTGGACAACCCTGACAATGAAGGACATATTCTCTTGGCCGTCTACAACCGTTCCCGAGACCCGGTCACCATCAGGAAAGGGGAGCGGGTGGCACAAGGGATCTTTGTGAAATACTTGTGCACGGATGATGACTGCCCCGGGGGAGATCGCCTCGGTGGATTCGGCAGTACCGGCGAAACCTGA